Sequence from the Quercus lobata isolate SW786 unplaced genomic scaffold, ValleyOak3.0 Primary Assembly Scq3eQI_266, whole genome shotgun sequence genome:
aaaatacaataaaaacaaatggaCCTCACAGGGGACCAGTTCGCATTCATTGACATGCAATTCAAGACGATAATGAAATGTTAATAAATAGATACCCCATTATTCAGACCTTGTTCATacatattcataaataaataaaaatgacaagttATCAATATGAGAAAAGCTATGCATATTGCTCTAACCTGCAATGTGAACAACCTATCTTCAAACTGAACTTCCTTAGTCAGAAAATCCGCCCCAATCGTAGCCTTGTACTGATTACTAAACTTACGATTCACATACCTAATCACCACAACAACACACAACATTCAAATATcaaaa
This genomic interval carries:
- the LOC115973771 gene encoding ras-related protein Rab7-like, yielding MASRRRMLLKVIILGDSGVGKTSLMNQYVNRKFSNQYKATIGADFLTKEVQFEDRLFTLQVRAICIAFLILITCHFYLFMNMYEQGLNNGVSIY